Sequence from the Panicum virgatum strain AP13 chromosome 5N, P.virgatum_v5, whole genome shotgun sequence genome:
gatgacgattacgcttaattaagcattTTAACTCGGCAGGTCTGTCACAAGAAAGCTGCAAAATTTGCCGGCCCCGCAGATTTTGACAGCGTCTGATGCAAATTTGTCAGGGCACTTCGAATGTCAGTGCGCCAAGTGCCAATTCATGCACTTGCTGACCTTGGGAGACCAGCTATAAAATTAGGCCACAAACAAATTCATCCTTGATTTAATCATGTCCAGAGGCAACAAATGAACAGACGGTACAACGCGATATGTAGTAATAACAGCTGAAGTAAGATGCGATACATCAAGTTTATTTTTACTTCTACCCGCTTTATTACAAGAACAAAGCGCACACAAACACAAGAGTTTAAAGGATGTTCTAATTGCATATTCGTATTCCTGTAGAGGACACCCACTACTTTGACTTGACAACGGTCACAGGGCATGATGCATTGGAGAGCACGTAGTTCGTCACACTGCCCAGCAGAATCCTGTAGGATGAGGTGCAGATAAAATGCAGGGTCAGGATAAAAATTAGGCGCAGCTAGAAATGAAATGAAAACGAAATGGTAGAGCATGTTCCATCGTGTCGCGCGTCTGATGAATGGCATCTCCTGATGAATCTCAAAGCGTCGAGACGAGCACACGGTACAGTGATATTTGATTCATCCAGTCCAGTGAAGAACATTGCTAAAGCCTAGTGCTATTGCTTCAAGTGTGGCGTACCTCTGGATCTGGCCGAGGCCACGGCTGCCCATGACGAGCAACTCGAGGTTGAGCTCCCCCACCGCGTCGCACACCTTCTCCCTCGGGTCGCCCCAGTACATTTTCACCACCACGCACAGCTGATGATCATATCCATCACGGAacgcaaagaaaaaaaaaaagcatcacCCCCGATCCGCCACCGCTTGCAGAGCTAGACGTGCAGTAATAAGGAAGCCATGGATCGAAATCGAAGGACAAGCGCCACACCTCCTTCTGCCGGGCCAGGGCGGTGAGCATGTCGTACACCTCTGCGTCCTCCGGCATGTCGTAGCGCTGCCTCACCTGCGGCTCCAAGAGCTCCTCCAGCGGGATCAGCGCTGCCATGGatcaaaatcatcaagatcGATTACGCCGAGAAGACTCATTGATTGGCGGATGAAGAGATCGGACGCCAAGGCGATCGCGCCGCCACTTACGCGATCCGGTGTGGGACCAGAGGACGTTCTTGCTCTCCACGCGGCCGTGGTGCCGGACGTGGAGGAGCACGAGGGTGTCGCCCTTGCGCACCAGGTTGTCGGCCGCCCACCGCAGCGCCTTCTTGCTGCTCGGCGAGAAGTCCATCGCCACGCCGATCCTCCGCTCCGCCATGATTTCTCCTTTTGCTTTCGATTTGGCTATCAGAGGTCGTTTTGGCCTCGGTCCCTCCCGTGACAAGCTTGTGGCCGTAGTGCGTGCCACCGGCCGCGGTTCTACACCTGCGCGAGACGACGAGGGGCGCGGCGCCGTGCGCGGGCTGCCCTGCCTGTCACGACTCACGAGAAGCGCGCGGGTGGGCGCTACGTGGCCTGCCTTCCCGGTTCCCGCGCCGGCAGGCGCCGAAAAAGGAGGGGGGTGTTGGAAGTAGTCCTAAATCACTCACGCTCACGCACAGACGCAAGGTGGAAGACAATGAACAGAAGACACGCAGGTTTTGGCCACAAACGCCCCAGCCGCGCATACCGCCTGTATATTGGCTTCTACTCAACTGAAATGGACTCGAACAACGGATACACAGGGATTACATGGACTCTTATAGACCCTGGACGACGCAGCGCCCACGCAACGCACTCCGTCGAGCTTCACGCGCCCGAACGCGCTCTCCTGGCGATCCGCACGTCTCCACGCTCCGAGAGCCGCGTACTCCGTGAGACTCAGTCTCCAGTGCTGATCCAAGCCGCGCGCTCCTCCGCTAGTGCCGCCACCGGCCTCTGACTCGCCCACCCCTGCAACTACCAGCACACGCCAACACGTCGTGCTCGACCGATCTGGACACGCACGACGCGTGCACACACACGCGCCATGCTGCCATCGCACACACACGAGCACGAACTCGTACGTGTCTGCTACTCTacagactcgactaacacatgCCAACAAACTATCTTAGCCTGAACCTATGGACGCACACACGCACAACTAGCAAGCTAAGACTCAACCTGAACGCACACAAGATCAGGTAGCACGTACACTACCTGGACTCCACACGACGGACTTGACCCGGACGATGAACACAAACGCGAGCTCGAACACACGCGCCATCGACGACTCGACCTGACACACGCCATGCACGGACATGACATGGTTTATTTCTAACAAATGGCATTAGAGCCGGTACATGCCCAAGAT
This genomic interval carries:
- the LOC120671869 gene encoding universal stress protein PHOS32-like, translating into MAERRIGVAMDFSPSSKKALRWAADNLVRKGDTLVLLHVRHHGRVESKNVLWSHTGSPLIPLEELLEPQVRQRYDMPEDAEVYDMLTALARQKELCVVVKMYWGDPREKVCDAVGELNLELLVMGSRGLGQIQRILLGSVTNYVLSNASCPVTVVKSK